The following are encoded in a window of Nibricoccus aquaticus genomic DNA:
- a CDS encoding type II toxin-antitoxin system RelE/ParE family toxin gives MSWRVFLHGKAEKDLIAVQTWYDRNRPQLGDEFLDEIAIAIRQLETAPERERLYFLNFRRMLMRRFPYKLSIRSSMTA, from the coding sequence ATGAGCTGGAGGGTGTTTCTTCACGGCAAAGCGGAAAAGGATCTGATCGCCGTTCAAACATGGTACGACCGGAATCGCCCGCAACTTGGCGATGAGTTTCTCGACGAAATAGCCATTGCGATAAGGCAGCTGGAGACTGCGCCAGAACGCGAACGGCTCTACTTCCTTAATTTTCGCCGCATGCTCATGAGACGTTTTCCGTACAAACTTTCTATCAGATCATCGATGACCGCGTGA
- a CDS encoding response regulator, whose protein sequence is MSEAPVSNAADPTVKRDAILVVDDERPILDMFGSALETQFDVVTATSAREAEFALRKKAFKVVVADHLMPGGNGMSFLVRCREEYPHMQRVLVTGYMKPEMLLRSVNEAALYRYLLKPVQMTDLLRIVQDAVRAHDVAVKTA, encoded by the coding sequence ATGAGCGAAGCCCCCGTGTCGAACGCAGCCGATCCCACTGTGAAGCGAGATGCCATCCTGGTGGTCGATGACGAGCGGCCGATTCTGGACATGTTCGGCTCCGCGCTTGAGACGCAGTTCGATGTGGTGACGGCGACGTCGGCGCGCGAGGCGGAGTTCGCGCTGAGGAAGAAGGCATTCAAGGTGGTCGTGGCCGATCATCTGATGCCGGGCGGAAATGGGATGAGTTTTTTGGTACGCTGCCGTGAGGAGTATCCGCACATGCAGCGCGTGCTCGTCACGGGTTACATGAAGCCGGAAATGCTTTTGAGGAGCGTGAACGAGGCGGCGCTCTATCGGTATTTGCTGAAGCCGGTGCAGATGACGGATCTGCTGCGCATCGTGCAGGACGCGGTGCGTGCGCACGATGTGGCGGTGAAAACGGCGTGA
- a CDS encoding glycosyltransferase: MKILVIQDRLRSGGTERQSILLTRAFIAAGHDAALLTFRPGGALGPTAADLPRIVLQPFDTHLDWFAPGLFKKVISFAPDIILCMGRMANCNAGSVNQMLRVKFPGSAMLCTMRTGKRLPMLFVHSLHQVRHVIANSHVSEKILVENYAVRPDKISVIHNSLVFAPTADPATAANDRAQLRARFAASEKTIVLLCVAMFRPEKNQRELIELAAQLPRDRDWQLWLGGEGAALADCKALVVSKNLGDRVKFTGFQSDPRPLYHAADLAVLTSKSESLSNFLVEAHAHGLPSVAYKVSGVAECGGLVVPPGDQSAFLAALTPLLTDATTRTNESTRVRAYAAAHFAPERQAAAHLELFQRLLHA, encoded by the coding sequence CATCCAGGACCGCCTCCGCAGCGGCGGCACCGAACGCCAGTCCATCCTGCTCACGCGCGCGTTCATCGCCGCTGGTCACGACGCCGCCCTCCTCACTTTTCGCCCCGGCGGAGCGCTCGGCCCCACCGCCGCCGACCTCCCGCGCATCGTGCTCCAGCCTTTCGATACACACCTCGACTGGTTCGCACCCGGTCTCTTCAAGAAAGTCATCTCGTTCGCGCCGGACATCATCCTCTGCATGGGCCGCATGGCCAACTGCAACGCCGGCTCCGTGAACCAAATGCTGCGCGTGAAATTCCCCGGCAGCGCCATGCTCTGCACCATGCGCACCGGCAAACGCCTGCCCATGCTCTTCGTGCACTCGCTGCACCAGGTCCGTCACGTCATCGCCAACAGCCACGTCTCCGAAAAAATCCTCGTCGAAAACTACGCTGTGCGGCCGGACAAAATCAGCGTCATCCACAACTCCCTCGTCTTCGCTCCAACCGCCGATCCCGCCACCGCCGCAAACGACCGCGCCCAACTCCGCGCCCGTTTCGCTGCCTCCGAAAAAACCATCGTCCTCCTCTGCGTCGCGATGTTTCGCCCCGAAAAAAATCAACGCGAACTCATCGAACTCGCCGCTCAACTTCCGCGCGACCGCGACTGGCAGCTCTGGCTCGGCGGCGAAGGCGCCGCCCTCGCCGACTGCAAAGCGCTCGTCGTCTCCAAAAATCTCGGTGACCGCGTAAAATTCACCGGCTTCCAGTCCGACCCACGTCCGCTCTACCACGCCGCCGACCTCGCCGTCCTCACGTCGAAGAGCGAATCTCTTTCTAACTTCCTCGTCGAAGCCCACGCCCACGGCCTCCCGTCCGTCGCTTACAAAGTCAGCGGCGTCGCCGAATGCGGCGGCCTCGTCGTCCCTCCCGGCGACCAATCCGCTTTTCTCGCCGCACTCACTCCGCTCCTCACCGACGCCACCACCCGCACCAACGAATCTACCCGCGTCCGCGCCTACGCCGCCGCGCATTTCGCCCCCGAGCGCCAGGCCGCCGCCCACCTCGAACTCTTCCAGCGCCTGCTCCACGCATAG
- a CDS encoding ankyrin repeat domain-containing protein has translation MTVDELHSALRDQLLSPEAAAALTVAQITARNSAGTTPLHTAAKYGSLRLLPAALLTKENLLVKNDSGYTPLHHAALGGYLSLFPPALLTAETLNTRSNSGYTVFHVAAGNGHLDQIPPTLLTAEAVQSHTDLGNTLLHEAAENGTLDRFPKNFLTPELLTKLNASGETVFHVAALNGNLRQLPPALLTPAAVLATTSSGDTVLHAAAIAGRLEQIPPALFTRAHLTLASKSGYTVIHAAAESGQLDKLPAAELTAELLLTRNDHGDTPLHAAAYEGHLDQIPPALLTAQNLETRNYDGVTPIRVAVSRGFVSQLPPSVRPKPPGAFTRVLNKLGLARSA, from the coding sequence ATGACGGTCGACGAACTCCATTCAGCCCTCCGCGACCAGCTGCTTTCCCCCGAAGCCGCCGCCGCTCTCACGGTCGCGCAAATCACCGCCCGCAACTCCGCCGGCACCACCCCGCTTCACACCGCCGCCAAGTACGGCTCCCTCCGTCTGCTGCCCGCTGCGCTCCTCACGAAGGAAAATCTCCTCGTCAAAAACGACTCCGGCTACACCCCGCTTCATCACGCTGCTCTTGGCGGCTACTTGAGCCTTTTCCCGCCCGCGCTCCTCACTGCCGAGACACTCAACACCCGCAGCAACTCCGGCTACACCGTCTTCCACGTTGCCGCCGGCAACGGCCACCTCGACCAGATCCCGCCCACACTCCTCACCGCCGAAGCCGTCCAGTCCCACACCGATCTGGGCAACACCCTCCTCCACGAAGCCGCCGAAAACGGCACCCTCGACCGCTTCCCGAAAAATTTCCTCACCCCCGAGCTGCTCACCAAACTCAACGCCTCTGGTGAGACCGTCTTCCACGTCGCCGCGCTCAACGGCAACCTCCGCCAGCTCCCGCCCGCACTCCTCACCCCCGCTGCGGTCCTCGCCACCACCAGTTCAGGCGACACCGTCCTCCACGCCGCCGCCATCGCCGGCCGCCTCGAACAAATTCCTCCTGCGCTTTTCACCCGCGCCCACCTCACGCTCGCCAGCAAGTCCGGCTACACCGTCATCCACGCCGCCGCCGAAAGCGGCCAGCTCGATAAACTCCCCGCCGCCGAGCTCACTGCCGAACTCCTTCTCACGCGCAACGACCACGGCGACACCCCGCTTCACGCCGCCGCCTATGAAGGTCACCTCGACCAGATCCCGCCCGCTCTCCTCACTGCGCAAAACCTCGAAACCCGGAACTACGACGGCGTCACCCCCATCCGCGTCGCCGTCTCCCGCGGTTTCGTTTCCCAACTTCCCCCTTCAGTCCGTCCCAAACCCCCAGGTGCCTTCACGCGCGTGCTCAATAAATTGGGCCTCGCTCGCAGCGCCTGA
- the uvrA gene encoding excinuclease ABC subunit UvrA, with the protein MSKRTAKPTAASVSRKASALAASTSERSVPSPESIRLRGVRQNNLKGFDLDLPLGKYIVVTGLSGAGKSSLVFDTLHAEGQRRYVETFSAYTRQFLDLLDKPKVDSIENIRPSIAIEQTNTVKTSRSTVGTMTELTDFFKVWFSHVAECFDPVTGEKVEDDTPQSIWEKISAIHAKQTLIIAFRVKKPDNLTWPEILQNLKGQSYVRILVPAVDGNTTAHRIDDFLTDLSAAKPSAPASQLSDHIFVVQDRVTIDAASRARFLEATETALHFGHNEVRLFSTADSTFREVAHFSRGLHSPKTGRTFRAASPALFSFNSPLGACPQCRGFGRVIEIDYRLAIPDQTKSIDDGALKCWEGEVYSESKRDLMTFAKKRKIPTNVPFASLTPEQRAFVIDGEPGYGEENNKTWPQYWYGVKGFFKWLEKNTYKMHVRVFLSRYRAYNPCPACGGTRLQPESLCWKWQGKTLPELYQIPVSELLELVGLSTSLLTRSAESSRSAELAFESIRTRLRYLQQVGLNYLTLDRSSKTLSGGEVQRVNLTSCLGTSLVDTLFVLDEPSVGLHPRDIDRLIAIIRTLTDTGNTVVVVEHDEAMIRAADHVLEVGPTPGSRGGHIVFQGDVPQLLASDAAITGAYLSGRERIETPGMRRPVTKKSPTLRFTGASKHNLRNVDVTLPLQRLVCLSGVSGSGKSTLLDSVIHQGLLTQRHLLTEDVAVIEKIESDLEFSEIVLVDQSPLSRTPRSNPALYTEAWDLIRELYAQTPAAQEAGFSPSSFSFNSGDGRCDHCQGLGYERVEMQFLSDVFVPCPVCESRRFKPEVLAITWNGRSVADLLATSIDDALTLFAEHATIRSRLASLQSVGLGYLTLGQPLNTLSGGESQRLKLVRYLSGFTGEISAVKSTKPDNAAPSNGALLLLDEPTTGLHRHDVKRLLTVLHALVDRGHSVVVIEHNLDVLKSADWILEVGPEAGADGGRIIATGTPETIAAANTATSPFLRDALDEHARGATEFLAAESPAPYRAALAALPSSSVLRLEGARENNLKNLSLSIPHRELTVVTGVSGSGKSTLAFDIIFAEGQRRFMESMSPYARQFVEQLPRPDIDRLTGIPPTVAIEQRVTRGSRKSTVATITEVAQYLRLLYARMGIQHHPDTDRPVEPLSQGQLKALLTRVLATPKAKKAKHLYLCSPLIRGRKGHHQPIATWIENHGYELMRADGRLLRVDTFQKLDRYKEHDIEVVVADLKNLEARSQKPAKAAKSKTSAKDTSAPSASAVRPLASNVLEEALRLGKGSCFLVTPQGDVLSWFSTTRTDIDTGESFPELDPKQFSFNSPRGWCPTCRGHGRVFPWMLQLEKEEANDDEADSALRLRAFGVESADDVAEEGQPCPECHGARLNRIARAVKLHFTSKKQPPLSLPDLLRTTPSQLLANLRALELDARGKLITQDIVPQIEERLRFLDHVGLAYLSLDRPTETLSGGEAQRIRLAAQLGSNLSGVLYVLDEPSIGLHARDNDRLIETLESLRAKGNTLLVVEHDDELMEHADRIIDLGPAAGIHGGDLLANGTPAEIKASDKSLTGLFLARGIKHPLRGAYRPIEKPEARSQKPAKTSKANAIAKDVSSLPSADSDSGIRPLASGFLSLTGARLRNLKDFDLRLPHGRLIMAAGPSGAGKSTLFRDLLNPAVTHAIKAKKTKLTGRDFVKATGFTADTLTQTPDAKSLPPFDELTGASHFKAVIEVDQSPIGKTPRSTPATYLGIFDLIRQFFASLPEAKIRGYSASRFSFNTAGGRCETCSGAGRIKLEMAFMPDTYLPCDDCRGSRYSADLSDIAWKGKNIGQVLQLTFEEAAQFFDFHSQLSQICQLMVDCGLGYLTLGQSSPTLSGGEAQRLKLVTELSAGLASYRERSRGQQPHNLYLLEEPTIGLHLSDCEKLIRVLHSLVDQGHTVVVIEHHLDLLLEADWIIELGPVGGPDGGQLLYQGPLDGLLKVKDSPTAPYLRTKLKGRA; encoded by the coding sequence GTGTCCAAACGCACCGCCAAGCCCACCGCCGCCTCCGTTTCCCGCAAAGCCTCCGCCCTAGCCGCGAGCACCAGCGAGCGGTCCGTTCCCTCCCCCGAATCCATCCGCCTCCGCGGCGTCCGCCAGAACAACCTCAAGGGCTTCGACCTCGATCTTCCCCTCGGCAAATACATCGTCGTCACCGGCCTGAGCGGCGCCGGCAAATCCTCGCTCGTTTTCGACACGCTCCACGCCGAAGGACAACGCCGCTACGTCGAAACCTTTTCCGCCTACACGCGCCAGTTCCTGGACCTCCTCGACAAGCCCAAGGTCGACTCGATCGAAAACATCCGCCCGTCGATCGCCATCGAGCAGACCAATACCGTCAAAACGTCGCGCTCCACCGTCGGCACGATGACCGAGCTCACCGACTTCTTCAAAGTCTGGTTCAGCCACGTCGCCGAATGCTTCGACCCCGTCACCGGCGAAAAAGTCGAAGACGACACCCCGCAATCCATCTGGGAAAAAATCTCCGCTATCCACGCGAAGCAAACCCTGATCATCGCCTTCCGCGTCAAGAAACCCGACAACCTCACCTGGCCCGAAATCCTCCAAAACCTCAAAGGCCAGTCCTACGTCCGCATCCTTGTCCCTGCCGTCGATGGCAACACGACCGCCCACCGTATCGACGATTTCCTGACCGACCTCTCCGCCGCGAAACCGTCCGCACCGGCCAGCCAACTCAGCGACCACATCTTCGTCGTCCAGGACCGCGTCACCATCGACGCCGCCAGCCGCGCCCGCTTCCTCGAAGCCACCGAAACCGCGCTCCACTTCGGCCACAACGAAGTCCGTCTCTTCTCAACCGCCGACTCCACCTTCCGCGAGGTCGCCCACTTCTCCCGCGGACTCCACTCGCCGAAAACCGGCCGAACCTTTCGCGCCGCATCGCCTGCGCTTTTCTCCTTCAACTCCCCGCTCGGCGCCTGCCCGCAATGCCGCGGCTTTGGCCGCGTCATCGAGATCGATTACCGTCTCGCGATTCCCGATCAGACCAAGTCAATCGACGACGGCGCGCTCAAGTGCTGGGAAGGCGAAGTCTACTCCGAGTCGAAACGCGACCTGATGACGTTCGCCAAGAAGCGAAAAATCCCGACCAACGTTCCTTTCGCTTCACTCACGCCCGAGCAACGCGCCTTCGTCATCGATGGCGAGCCCGGCTACGGCGAAGAGAACAACAAAACCTGGCCGCAGTATTGGTACGGCGTGAAAGGCTTTTTCAAGTGGCTCGAGAAAAACACGTACAAGATGCACGTGCGCGTTTTCCTCTCCCGCTACCGCGCCTACAACCCCTGCCCTGCCTGCGGCGGCACGCGCCTCCAGCCCGAATCCCTCTGCTGGAAATGGCAGGGTAAAACTCTCCCCGAACTCTACCAGATTCCCGTTAGCGAACTCCTCGAACTCGTCGGCCTCTCCACCTCGCTACTCACGCGCTCCGCCGAATCGTCCCGCAGCGCCGAACTCGCCTTCGAGTCCATCCGCACGCGTCTCCGTTATCTGCAGCAAGTCGGCCTCAACTACCTCACGCTCGACCGCTCCTCCAAAACCCTCTCCGGCGGTGAAGTCCAACGCGTCAACCTCACGTCCTGCCTCGGCACCTCGCTCGTCGACACGCTCTTCGTCCTCGATGAACCCAGCGTCGGCCTGCACCCGCGAGACATCGACCGCCTCATTGCAATCATCCGCACGCTGACAGACACCGGCAACACCGTCGTCGTCGTCGAACACGACGAAGCCATGATCCGCGCTGCCGACCATGTTCTCGAAGTCGGCCCCACTCCCGGCAGCCGCGGCGGCCACATCGTCTTCCAAGGCGACGTCCCCCAACTCCTCGCCTCCGACGCCGCCATCACCGGCGCCTACCTCTCCGGCCGCGAACGTATCGAAACACCGGGCATGCGCCGCCCCGTCACTAAAAAATCGCCCACCCTCCGTTTCACCGGCGCCTCCAAGCACAACCTCCGCAACGTCGACGTCACGCTCCCGCTTCAGCGTCTCGTCTGCCTCTCCGGCGTCTCCGGCTCCGGCAAATCCACGCTCCTCGACAGCGTCATCCACCAGGGCCTTCTCACCCAGCGTCACCTGCTCACCGAAGACGTCGCCGTTATCGAAAAAATCGAGAGCGACCTCGAGTTCTCAGAGATCGTCCTCGTCGACCAATCCCCGCTCAGTCGCACGCCGCGATCCAACCCTGCGCTCTACACCGAAGCCTGGGATCTTATCCGCGAACTCTACGCCCAAACCCCCGCCGCCCAAGAAGCTGGTTTCAGCCCGTCGAGTTTCTCCTTCAACAGCGGCGACGGACGCTGCGACCACTGCCAGGGCCTCGGCTACGAACGCGTCGAGATGCAATTCCTCTCCGACGTCTTCGTCCCCTGCCCGGTCTGCGAAAGCCGCCGCTTCAAACCCGAAGTCCTCGCCATCACTTGGAACGGCCGCTCCGTCGCCGACCTCCTCGCGACCAGCATCGACGACGCGCTCACGCTATTCGCCGAACACGCCACCATCCGCAGCCGCCTCGCCAGCCTCCAATCCGTCGGCCTCGGCTACCTCACGCTCGGCCAGCCGCTCAACACCCTCAGCGGCGGCGAATCCCAACGCCTCAAACTCGTCCGCTACCTCTCCGGCTTCACCGGAGAAATCTCAGCCGTCAAATCCACGAAGCCCGACAACGCTGCTCCGTCCAACGGCGCACTCCTGCTCCTCGACGAGCCCACCACCGGCCTCCACCGCCACGACGTCAAACGCCTCCTCACCGTTCTCCACGCACTCGTCGATCGCGGCCACAGCGTAGTCGTCATCGAGCACAATCTCGATGTCCTCAAATCCGCCGACTGGATCCTCGAAGTCGGACCTGAAGCCGGCGCAGATGGCGGCCGTATCATCGCCACGGGCACGCCAGAAACCATCGCCGCCGCCAACACCGCCACGAGCCCCTTCCTCCGCGACGCCCTCGACGAACACGCCCGCGGCGCTACCGAATTTCTCGCCGCCGAATCTCCCGCTCCCTATCGCGCCGCACTCGCCGCACTCCCTTCATCCTCCGTCCTCCGTCTCGAAGGTGCCCGCGAGAACAACCTCAAAAACCTCTCGCTCTCCATCCCGCACCGCGAGCTCACCGTCGTCACCGGCGTCTCCGGCTCAGGCAAATCCACTCTAGCCTTCGACATCATCTTCGCCGAAGGCCAGCGCCGCTTCATGGAGTCCATGTCGCCCTACGCGCGCCAGTTCGTCGAACAACTCCCGCGCCCCGATATCGACCGCCTCACCGGCATCCCGCCCACCGTCGCCATCGAGCAACGCGTCACCCGCGGTTCCCGCAAATCCACCGTCGCGACCATCACCGAGGTCGCCCAGTACCTGCGCCTGCTCTACGCCCGCATGGGCATTCAGCATCACCCCGACACCGACCGCCCCGTCGAGCCGCTTTCCCAAGGCCAGCTCAAAGCCCTCCTCACCCGCGTCCTCGCCACCCCAAAAGCGAAGAAAGCCAAACACCTCTACCTCTGCTCGCCGCTCATCCGCGGCCGCAAAGGCCACCACCAGCCCATCGCGACCTGGATCGAAAACCACGGCTACGAACTGATGCGCGCCGACGGCCGTCTCCTGCGCGTCGATACCTTCCAAAAACTCGACCGCTACAAAGAACACGACATCGAAGTCGTTGTCGCCGACCTGAAGAATCTGGAAGCCAGATCTCAGAAACCAGCCAAGGCCGCGAAATCTAAAACCTCCGCCAAGGACACCTCCGCCCCCTCCGCTTCTGCCGTCCGGCCTCTAGCCTCTAACGTTCTGGAAGAAGCCCTCCGCCTCGGCAAAGGCTCCTGCTTCCTCGTCACGCCCCAAGGCGACGTCCTCTCCTGGTTCTCCACCACGCGCACCGACATCGACACCGGCGAATCCTTCCCCGAGCTCGACCCAAAACAATTCTCCTTCAACTCCCCGCGCGGTTGGTGCCCGACCTGCCGCGGCCACGGCCGCGTGTTCCCGTGGATGCTTCAGCTCGAAAAAGAGGAAGCCAACGACGACGAAGCCGACTCCGCCCTCCGCCTCCGCGCCTTCGGTGTCGAATCTGCCGACGACGTCGCCGAGGAAGGCCAGCCCTGCCCCGAGTGCCACGGCGCCCGCCTCAACCGCATCGCCCGCGCGGTGAAACTTCATTTCACGTCCAAGAAACAGCCGCCGCTTTCTCTCCCCGATCTGCTGCGCACAACTCCCTCACAACTGCTCGCCAACCTCCGCGCCCTCGAACTCGACGCCCGCGGCAAACTCATCACGCAAGACATCGTCCCGCAGATCGAGGAACGCCTCCGCTTCCTCGACCACGTCGGGCTCGCTTACCTCTCGCTCGACCGTCCCACTGAAACGCTCTCCGGTGGCGAAGCCCAGCGCATCCGCCTCGCCGCGCAACTCGGCTCCAACCTCTCCGGCGTCCTCTACGTCCTAGACGAGCCGTCCATCGGCCTCCACGCCCGCGACAACGATCGTCTCATCGAAACCCTCGAATCCCTCCGCGCCAAAGGAAACACGCTCCTCGTCGTCGAGCACGACGACGAGCTCATGGAGCACGCCGACCGCATCATCGATCTCGGACCTGCCGCCGGCATTCACGGCGGCGATCTCCTCGCCAACGGCACGCCCGCCGAAATCAAAGCCAGCGACAAATCCCTCACCGGCCTCTTCCTCGCGCGCGGCATCAAACATCCGTTGCGCGGCGCGTACCGACCAATCGAGAAACCAGAAGCCAGATCCCAGAAGCCAGCCAAGACCTCAAAAGCTAATGCCATCGCCAAAGACGTTTCATCTCTTCCCTCCGCCGACTCCGACTCTGGCATCCGGCCTCTGGCATCTGGTTTTCTGTCCCTCACCGGCGCGCGCCTCCGAAATCTCAAAGACTTCGACCTCCGTCTCCCGCACGGCCGCCTCATCATGGCCGCCGGCCCAAGCGGCGCAGGCAAATCCACGCTCTTCCGCGACCTCTTAAATCCCGCCGTCACGCACGCGATCAAAGCCAAGAAAACCAAACTCACCGGCCGCGACTTCGTGAAAGCCACCGGCTTCACCGCCGACACACTCACTCAAACCCCGGACGCCAAATCGCTCCCGCCCTTCGACGAACTCACCGGCGCTTCCCACTTCAAAGCCGTCATCGAAGTCGACCAATCGCCCATCGGCAAAACCCCTCGCTCTACGCCCGCGACCTACCTCGGCATCTTCGACCTCATCCGCCAGTTCTTCGCGTCGTTGCCCGAAGCAAAAATCCGCGGCTACTCCGCCTCGCGCTTCTCCTTCAACACCGCGGGCGGCCGCTGCGAAACCTGCTCCGGCGCCGGCCGCATCAAACTCGAAATGGCCTTCATGCCCGACACGTATTTGCCGTGCGATGACTGCCGCGGTTCGCGTTATAGCGCCGACCTCAGCGACATCGCATGGAAGGGCAAAAACATCGGCCAGGTCCTCCAGCTCACGTTCGAAGAAGCCGCCCAGTTCTTCGATTTCCATTCGCAGCTCTCCCAAATCTGCCAGCTCATGGTCGATTGCGGCCTCGGCTACCTCACCCTCGGTCAGAGTTCGCCCACACTCTCCGGCGGCGAAGCCCAGCGCCTCAAACTCGTCACCGAACTTTCCGCCGGTCTCGCCAGCTACCGCGAACGCAGCCGCGGCCAGCAACCGCACAACCTCTACCTCCTCGAAGAACCGACCATCGGCCTGCACCTGAGCGACTGCGAAAAGCTCATCCGCGTTCTCCACTCCCTCGTCGACCAAGGCCACACCGTCGTCGTCATCGAACACCACCTCGACCTCCTCCTCGAAGCCGATTGGATCATCGAACTCGGCCCCGTCGGCGGCCCCGACGGCGGCCAGCTTTTGTATCAAGGACCCTTGGACGGCCTCCTCAAAGTCAAAGACTCCCCCACCGCGCCCTATCTCCGCACTAAACTCAAAGGCCGCGCTTAA
- the eno gene encoding phosphopyruvate hydratase: MSTSITSVIAREILDSRGNPTVEVDVKLASGHVGRAAVPSGASTGEHEAIELRDGDKKRYLGKGVSKAVANVSKIIAPALIGQDALDQLTIDAIQLKLDGTETKSKLGANAILAVSLATAKAAAAHLDQPLFKYLGGPNAKVLPVPMANVINGGAHSDAPIDFQEFMVMPHGFTTFSDGLQAITEIFHALKSVLKKKGLSTAVGDEGGFAPKLESAEAALDAISAAVKDAGYKLGKNIFLALDVAASEFYTGNETYVFKKSSGQKLTGDQLVDFYVKLCKDYPIVSIEDGCAEGDWVTWKKLTNALGATTQLVGDDLFVTNTKFLQKGIDTGTANSILVKVNQIGSLTETLDAVRLAQTHKYTAVLSHRSGETEDSTIADIAVATNCGQIKTGSLSRTDRTAKYNQLLRIEQLLGKNAVYAGRSALPLSRR, encoded by the coding sequence ATGAGCACCTCGATCACCTCCGTCATCGCCCGTGAAATTCTCGACTCCCGCGGTAATCCTACCGTCGAAGTCGACGTCAAACTCGCCTCCGGCCACGTCGGCCGCGCCGCCGTTCCTTCCGGTGCCTCCACCGGCGAACACGAAGCCATCGAGCTCCGCGACGGCGACAAGAAGCGCTACCTCGGCAAAGGCGTCAGCAAGGCCGTCGCCAACGTCTCCAAGATCATCGCCCCCGCCCTCATCGGCCAGGACGCCCTAGACCAGCTCACGATCGACGCCATCCAGCTCAAGCTCGACGGCACCGAGACCAAGTCGAAGCTCGGCGCCAACGCCATCCTCGCCGTCTCCCTCGCCACCGCGAAAGCCGCCGCCGCCCACCTCGACCAGCCGCTCTTCAAATACCTCGGCGGACCCAACGCCAAAGTCCTCCCCGTTCCGATGGCCAACGTCATCAACGGCGGCGCCCACTCCGACGCTCCCATCGATTTCCAGGAATTCATGGTCATGCCCCACGGCTTCACCACGTTCTCCGACGGCCTCCAGGCCATCACCGAAATCTTCCACGCCCTGAAGAGCGTATTGAAGAAAAAAGGACTCTCCACCGCCGTCGGTGACGAAGGCGGTTTCGCCCCCAAGCTCGAATCCGCCGAGGCCGCCCTCGACGCCATCTCCGCCGCCGTCAAAGACGCCGGCTACAAGCTCGGCAAAAACATCTTCCTCGCGCTCGATGTCGCCGCCTCCGAATTCTACACCGGCAACGAGACCTACGTCTTCAAGAAGAGCTCCGGCCAGAAACTCACCGGCGACCAGCTCGTCGATTTCTACGTCAAACTCTGCAAAGACTACCCGATCGTCTCCATCGAAGACGGCTGCGCCGAAGGCGACTGGGTCACCTGGAAGAAACTCACCAACGCGCTCGGCGCCACCACGCAGCTCGTCGGCGACGATCTCTTCGTCACCAACACCAAGTTCCTCCAGAAGGGCATCGATACAGGCACCGCCAACTCGATCCTCGTTAAGGTGAACCAGATCGGCTCCCTCACCGAGACGCTCGACGCCGTCCGCCTCGCGCAGACCCACAAGTACACCGCCGTCCTCTCCCACCGCTCCGGCGAGACCGAAGACTCCACGATCGCCGACATCGCCGTCGCGACGAACTGCGGCCAGATCAAGACCGGCTCCCTCAGCCGCACGGATCGCACCGCGAAGTACAACCAGCTCCTCCGCATCGAGCAGCTCCTCGGCAAGAACGCCGTCTACGCCGGCCGCAGCGCCCTCCCGCTCTCCCGCCGCTGA
- a CDS encoding addiction module protein yields MSKSEILAELPKLSSQERGEILEQLWRLEEAAGLTDYEKYALNDAQAAYDANPNAVSPWSEVQARLRKRA; encoded by the coding sequence ATGAGCAAATCGGAAATTCTCGCCGAACTTCCAAAGCTATCGTCCCAAGAGCGCGGCGAAATCCTGGAGCAGCTCTGGCGTCTGGAAGAAGCCGCTGGCCTGACTGATTATGAAAAATACGCGCTCAACGACGCGCAGGCCGCGTATGACGCTAATCCCAACGCGGTTTCACCTTGGTCCGAAGTTCAGGCCCGCCTGCGTAAACGCGCATGA